A genomic region of Methylobacterium durans contains the following coding sequences:
- a CDS encoding IS5 family transposase: MWTDRHRTRHESRLKDMVLQAGLDEVACFLKRADPPGRPEATAARQVLAGIAWHLRTGGGWRALPAGFPPWRTVYGWFRRWIEKGLFESLMRALARRQRRRCGRRPDPRLAVIDTQSVKCIGVRGPRGYDGAKKLVGRKRVALVDAQGHVLALAVVPANVQDRDTLPALDAGKQTWPSLRLALLDGAFTAERCQEWCNLHGMRHRVVEKQPDQKGFVVLERRWVVERTFGWLSHWGGLLRERAGRLDVATGRLACVASLMAANALNNPA, encoded by the coding sequence ATGTGGACGGACCGACATCGGACGCGTCATGAGTCGCGCCTGAAGGACATGGTGTTGCAGGCTGGCTTGGACGAGGTGGCCTGTTTTCTGAAACGAGCCGATCCGCCGGGCCGTCCAGAAGCGACAGCGGCGCGTCAAGTGCTGGCCGGGATCGCTTGGCACCTGCGGACGGGCGGAGGTTGGCGGGCATTGCCGGCCGGCTTTCCGCCCTGGCGCACGGTCTATGGCTGGTTCCGGCGCTGGATCGAGAAGGGCCTGTTCGAGAGCCTGATGCGGGCTCTGGCGCGCCGTCAGCGGCGGCGTTGCGGACGTCGGCCCGATCCACGGCTGGCGGTCATCGACACGCAAAGCGTCAAGTGCATCGGGGTCCGCGGGCCGCGCGGCTACGATGGTGCCAAGAAGCTGGTCGGGCGCAAACGCGTGGCTCTGGTGGATGCCCAAGGGCACGTCCTGGCGCTGGCTGTCGTGCCCGCCAACGTGCAGGATCGCGACACGCTGCCGGCGCTGGATGCGGGCAAGCAGACGTGGCCCAGCCTGCGTCTGGCTCTCCTCGACGGTGCCTTCACGGCCGAGCGCTGCCAAGAATGGTGCAACCTCCACGGCATGCGCCACCGCGTGGTCGAGAAGCAGCCGGACCAGAAGGGCTTCGTCGTGCTGGAGCGGCGCTGGGTCGTAGAGAGAACCTTCGGCTGGCTCAGCCACTGGGGTGGCCTGCTCCGTGAGCGCGCTGGTCGCCTCGACGTTGCAACGGGACGCCTCGCCTGCGTCGCCAGCCTCATGGCCGCCAACGCCCTCAACAATCCCGCCTGA
- a CDS encoding IS5 family transposase (programmed frameshift), with amino-acid sequence MAKPLLPDGLWAVIAPLLPPEPAKPKGGRPRTSDRVALTGILFVLRSGTPWELLPREMGCGSGMTCWRRLRDWQKAGVWDRLQQALLDRLGRQNGIDFSRASLDSASIAAKKGGSATGPNPTDRGKPGTKRHVLTDARGIPLALSLTGANVHDSRMLEEVVDAVPPIRQCWGRPRKRPARLYADKAYDHRRCRRALTRRRIQHRIARRGIESSQRLGRHRWVVERTLAWFAQFRRLAIRYERRSDIHLAFSTLAAALIVWRFIERWFC; translated from the exons ATGGCGAAACCGCTCCTTCCCGACGGCCTGTGGGCCGTGATCGCCCCGCTGCTGCCGCCTGAACCGGCCAAGCCTAAGGGTGGGCGCCCTCGAACATCCGACCGCGTAGCGCTGACCGGCATCTTGTTCGTGCTGCGCTCGGGCACGCCTTGGGAGCTGCTGCCGCGCGAGATGGGCTGCGGCTCGGGCATGACCTGCTGGCGACGCCTGCGCGACTGGCAGAAGGCTGGAGTGTGGGACCGTCTGCAACAGGCGCTGCTCGACCGGCTGGGACGCCAGAACGGCATCGACTTCAGTCGCGCTTCGCTCGACAGCGCCTCGATTGCCGCCA AAAAGGGGGGCTCGGCGACGGGCCCGAACCCGACTGATCGCGGCAAGCCGGGCACGAAGCGCCACGTCCTCACCGATGCGAGGGGCATCCCTCTCGCGCTGAGCCTCACAGGGGCCAACGTGCACGACAGCCGGATGCTGGAGGAGGTCGTGGATGCCGTCCCGCCGATCCGCCAGTGCTGGGGACGACCGCGCAAACGCCCCGCCCGGCTGTACGCCGACAAGGCTTACGACCACCGCCGCTGCCGTCGGGCTCTTACCCGCCGGCGCATCCAGCACCGCATCGCCCGCCGCGGCATCGAGAGCAGTCAGCGTCTCGGGCGTCACAGGTGGGTGGTCGAGAGGACGCTGGCCTGGTTTGCCCAGTTCCGCCGCCTTGCCATTCGCTACGAGCGGCGGAGCGATATCCATCTCGCCTTCTCCACGCTGGCCGCAGCCCTCATCGTCTGGCGCTTCATCGAACGATGGTTTTGTTAG
- a CDS encoding IS701 family transposase, translated as MSSASLESTLELWSMTLRQAKQRIRPLFAAPSVAASANAFLDGLLGGERRKTGWMRAEAAGDPGPWRQQAILGRTHWDAEALRDVVRDYVLETLGSPDAVLVIDETGFLKQGRASCGVSRQYTGSAGKITNCQIGVFAAYVSDQGHAFIDRQLYLPKAWTQDEDRRRAAHVPEAVTFATKPQLALAMIERALQAEVPFAWVAADSIYGVGEIELALRRAYKGYVLGVTGQHRFWSWDQNLDVAGTAEEIAKDLSETDWIRLSAGAGTKGPHLFDWAYLPLATLPADALDAALDQSVWTRGLLVRRSLSDGSFSYFTTWCPAGTPVERLVAVEGRRWAIEDAFETAKTELGLAHNESRSWHGWHRHVSLVMLAFAMLARVRRLTNGAPPKTPLIAKLAGAVVHPGDPARGDAAGAATH; from the coding sequence ATGTCCTCAGCCTCGCTCGAATCCACGCTGGAGCTCTGGTCGATGACACTGCGGCAGGCCAAGCAGCGCATCCGCCCGCTGTTTGCCGCCCCCAGTGTCGCCGCCTCCGCCAACGCTTTCCTAGACGGCTTGCTCGGGGGTGAGCGGCGCAAGACCGGCTGGATGCGCGCTGAAGCTGCTGGTGATCCAGGCCCCTGGCGCCAGCAGGCCATCCTCGGTCGCACGCACTGGGACGCGGAGGCGCTGCGGGATGTGGTGCGTGACTACGTCCTCGAGACGCTCGGCTCACCTGACGCGGTGCTGGTGATCGACGAGACCGGCTTCCTGAAGCAGGGCAGAGCCTCGTGCGGGGTGAGCCGGCAGTACACGGGCTCCGCTGGCAAGATCACCAACTGCCAGATCGGGGTGTTTGCCGCCTACGTCTCGGATCAGGGCCACGCCTTCATCGATCGTCAGCTGTACCTGCCCAAAGCCTGGACCCAGGATGAGGACCGCAGGCGGGCTGCGCATGTGCCGGAGGCCGTCACCTTCGCCACCAAGCCGCAGCTGGCGCTGGCCATGATCGAGCGGGCGCTCCAGGCAGAGGTGCCGTTTGCCTGGGTGGCGGCCGACAGCATCTACGGGGTGGGCGAGATCGAGCTGGCGCTGCGGCGCGCCTACAAGGGCTACGTGCTCGGCGTCACCGGTCAGCATCGGTTCTGGTCCTGGGACCAAAACCTCGACGTCGCGGGCACTGCTGAGGAGATCGCCAAGGATCTCTCCGAGACAGACTGGATCCGGCTCTCGGCCGGAGCTGGCACGAAGGGGCCGCACCTGTTCGACTGGGCCTACCTGCCGCTGGCCACGCTGCCGGCGGATGCGCTCGACGCCGCGCTTGATCAGAGCGTGTGGACGCGCGGCCTGCTCGTGCGGCGCAGCCTGTCGGACGGGAGCTTCTCCTACTTCACGACCTGGTGCCCGGCCGGCACGCCGGTCGAGAGGCTGGTGGCCGTGGAGGGGCGACGCTGGGCGATCGAGGACGCGTTCGAGACCGCCAAGACGGAGCTGGGGCTGGCCCACAACGAGAGCCGTTCGTGGCACGGCTGGCACCGGCACGTCAGCCTGGTGATGCTGGCCTTTGCGATGCTGGCGCGGGTGCGCCGGCTGACCAACGGAGCGCCCCCAAAAACGCCGCTCATCGCCAAGCTCGCTGGTGCCGTGGTCCATCCAGGAGATCCGGCGCGTGGCGATGCGGCTGGCGCAGCGACGCATTGA
- a CDS encoding IS110 family transposase: MEHSTPVTAGIDIGKDHLDACLHPGGSERRFTNDARGHRALIAWLAPHTLARVVYEATGAYHRAFERTLAQAGLPLAKVNPRQARRFAEATGRLAKTDRCDAAMLARLGALLEPPVRSLPTPLLGTMRELHGARQALIKDRTAALNRQKTLTAALLKRQALQRLRQIEAQLAAIEAELDALCGADPDLDRRRTILASIPGIGVATAVALLIEMPELGSLEPGPAASLAGLAPMARDSGRSQGRRFIRGGRASLRQALYMPALVATRFNSDLRAKYQALRAAGKPPKLALTAVMRKLLLLANALLRDGRTWQQKVA, from the coding sequence ATGGAGCACTCTACCCCTGTCACCGCCGGTATCGACATCGGCAAGGATCACCTCGACGCCTGCCTCCATCCCGGCGGGAGCGAACGGCGCTTCACCAACGACGCCCGAGGCCACCGCGCGCTGATCGCGTGGCTGGCGCCGCATACGCTCGCTCGCGTGGTCTACGAGGCGACGGGCGCTTACCATCGCGCCTTCGAGCGTACCCTCGCCCAAGCCGGCCTGCCGCTGGCCAAGGTCAATCCGCGTCAGGCCCGGCGCTTCGCCGAGGCCACTGGACGGTTGGCCAAGACCGACCGCTGCGACGCGGCCATGCTGGCGCGGCTGGGCGCCCTGCTCGAACCGCCGGTGCGATCCCTGCCGACCCCGCTGTTGGGCACGATGCGCGAACTGCACGGCGCACGGCAGGCGCTGATCAAGGACCGTACCGCCGCGCTCAATCGGCAGAAGACGCTCACCGCCGCCCTGCTCAAACGGCAGGCGTTGCAGCGCCTCCGGCAGATCGAGGCCCAACTGGCCGCCATCGAGGCCGAACTCGACGCCCTGTGCGGCGCCGACCCGGACCTCGACCGCCGCCGAACCATCCTGGCGAGCATCCCCGGCATCGGCGTGGCCACCGCGGTCGCGCTGTTGATCGAGATGCCCGAGCTCGGCAGCCTCGAACCAGGACCAGCGGCAAGCTTGGCGGGGCTGGCCCCCATGGCGCGCGACTCCGGCCGGAGCCAGGGTCGGCGCTTCATCCGCGGCGGGCGCGCCAGCCTGCGCCAGGCCCTCTACATGCCAGCCCTCGTCGCGACCCGCTTCAACTCGGACCTGAGGGCCAAGTACCAGGCGCTGCGCGCCGCAGGAAAACCGCCCAAGCTCGCCCTGACCGCCGTCATGCGCAAGCTCCTCCTGCTCGCCAATGCCCTCCTCAGAGACGGCCGAACCTGGCAGCAAAAAGTCGCTTGA
- a CDS encoding IS481 family transposase, whose protein sequence is MGQVQHGSATTTAAVRRAIQHSQASLRALAARYGVNPKTVAKWKKRSSVADRKTGPTEHRSTVLTAENEAVIVAFRRHTLLPLDDCLYALQPTIPHLTRSSLHRCLQRHGISRLPEVDGDKPLRAKFKRYPLGYFHIDIAEVHTKEGRLYLLVAIDRTSKFAFAELHEKATRRVAGNFLRALAAAVPYKIHTVLTDNGTHFTEPSGNTWTPEEIRAMRAEKVLFRCHSFEGACADLNIEHRLTKPRHPWTNGQVERMNRTIKDATVKRFYYDSHSQLRQHLADFVAAYNFARRLKTLRGLTPYEAICKAWTEEPSRFTQNPHHQIPGPNI, encoded by the coding sequence ATGGGCCAGGTTCAGCACGGGAGCGCCACGACGACAGCGGCAGTCCGTCGAGCGATACAGCATAGTCAAGCGAGCCTGAGGGCGTTGGCGGCCCGTTACGGCGTCAACCCGAAGACCGTCGCGAAGTGGAAGAAGCGGTCCTCGGTGGCTGACCGGAAGACGGGGCCAACGGAACACCGGTCTACGGTGCTGACGGCCGAGAACGAGGCGGTGATCGTCGCCTTTCGCCGGCACACCCTGCTGCCACTCGACGACTGCCTCTACGCCCTGCAGCCGACGATCCCGCACCTTACACGCTCAAGCCTGCACCGGTGCCTGCAGCGCCATGGCATCTCGCGGCTCCCCGAAGTGGATGGCGACAAGCCGCTACGTGCAAAATTCAAGCGCTACCCGCTCGGCTACTTCCACATCGATATCGCCGAGGTGCACACCAAAGAAGGCCGACTCTACCTGCTTGTGGCGATCGACCGGACCTCCAAGTTCGCCTTCGCCGAGTTGCACGAGAAGGCCACGCGCCGGGTCGCCGGCAACTTCCTGCGGGCCCTTGCTGCCGCCGTTCCCTACAAGATCCACACGGTGCTCACCGACAACGGCACGCATTTCACCGAGCCGTCCGGGAACACTTGGACGCCGGAAGAGATCAGAGCGATGCGCGCCGAGAAGGTGCTGTTCCGCTGCCACTCCTTTGAGGGCGCCTGCGCCGACCTCAACATCGAGCACCGTCTCACGAAGCCGCGCCATCCCTGGACGAATGGTCAAGTTGAGCGGATGAACCGCACGATCAAGGACGCCACCGTCAAGCGCTTCTACTACGACAGCCACAGTCAGCTTCGGCAGCACCTCGCCGACTTCGTGGCCGCCTATAACTTCGCCCGCCGCCTCAAGACGCTACGCGGCCTCACGCCCTACGAAGCTATCTGCAAAGCTTGGACGGAGGAGCCCTCTAGGTTCACCCAGAACCCGCACCACCAAATCCCGGGACCAAACATCTAG
- a CDS encoding AtpZ/AtpI family protein has protein sequence MRGFAVGGSDEKGREPGTEPDRDLSARLKRLETQIEQKRISASPAHSSRSGSSAGPSSLGRAMQLSTEFTGAVIAGGILGWIFDRFLGTKPWGMLVLLMLGFAAGVYSVIRASGFGGPHPEPDDRKES, from the coding sequence ATGCGAGGTTTCGCCGTGGGCGGCAGCGACGAGAAGGGCAGAGAACCGGGAACGGAACCGGACCGCGATCTCTCCGCACGACTCAAGCGCCTCGAGACGCAGATTGAACAGAAGCGGATCTCGGCCTCTCCCGCTCATTCGTCGCGTTCCGGATCATCTGCCGGACCATCGTCCCTCGGGCGCGCAATGCAACTCTCCACCGAGTTCACCGGGGCCGTAATCGCAGGGGGGATCCTCGGCTGGATCTTCGATCGATTTCTTGGGACGAAGCCCTGGGGGATGTTGGTGCTCCTGATGCTGGGCTTCGCCGCGGGCGTCTACAGTGTGATACGCGCCTCCGGCTTTGGTGGACCGCATCCCGAACCGGACGACCGGAAGGAATCGTGA
- a CDS encoding sulfate/molybdate ABC transporter ATP-binding protein: MASPTLRSFFFSSSTFSWSGATPGTSRPAPGTSGAADRSGSTAIRVEGLSKTFDTAAVLHDFHLDVRAGELLGLLGPSGSGKTTLLRIIAGLDFPDRGRVLFGGDDATGLPVQQRAVGFVFQHYALFKHMSVADNIAYGLNARKRADRPGKAEIRRRVGDLLDLIKLSGFADRYPSQLSGGQRQRIALARALAVEPRVLLLDEPFGALDAQVRKDLRRWLREIHDRTGQTTIFVTHDQDEALELSDRVAVLDKGRLEQVGTPDEVQDRPASATVLKFLGDAVELEALAEGGRVLVDGRPTPVTAPRGVIGPARLYVRPWQLQFVEPAEAHLSGTVRASHRSQGRQRVEVERPDGRLVVVEDFDGERYAAGRPVGLRINGGYVFADVADVSGDFRWEDRLGGMRAAFTAPRKAGN, from the coding sequence TTGGCCTCGCCGACCTTGCGCTCGTTCTTCTTCTCGTCGTCAACTTTCTCCTGGAGTGGCGCTACGCCGGGGACCTCGCGGCCGGCGCCCGGCACTAGCGGCGCGGCCGACCGGTCCGGCTCCACGGCGATCCGGGTCGAGGGCCTGTCGAAGACCTTCGACACGGCGGCCGTCCTGCACGACTTCCATCTCGACGTGCGGGCGGGCGAATTGCTCGGCCTCCTCGGCCCCTCGGGCTCGGGCAAGACGACGCTGTTGCGCATCATCGCCGGGCTCGACTTCCCCGATCGCGGCCGCGTCCTGTTCGGGGGCGACGACGCCACCGGCCTGCCGGTGCAGCAGCGGGCGGTGGGCTTCGTGTTCCAGCACTACGCCCTGTTCAAGCACATGAGCGTGGCCGACAACATCGCCTACGGGCTCAACGCCCGGAAGCGCGCGGACCGGCCGGGCAAGGCCGAGATCCGCCGCCGCGTCGGCGACCTCCTCGACCTGATCAAGCTGTCGGGCTTCGCCGACCGCTACCCGTCCCAGCTCTCGGGCGGCCAGCGCCAGCGCATCGCGCTGGCCCGCGCCCTCGCCGTCGAGCCCAGGGTGCTGCTCCTCGACGAGCCGTTCGGGGCGCTCGACGCGCAGGTGCGCAAGGACCTGCGCCGCTGGCTGCGCGAGATCCACGACCGCACCGGCCAGACCACGATCTTCGTCACCCACGACCAGGACGAGGCCCTGGAGCTCTCCGACCGGGTCGCCGTGCTCGACAAGGGCCGCCTGGAGCAGGTCGGCACGCCCGACGAGGTGCAGGACCGGCCGGCCTCCGCCACGGTGCTGAAGTTCCTCGGCGACGCGGTCGAGCTCGAGGCCCTCGCCGAGGGCGGACGCGTCCTCGTGGACGGGCGCCCGACGCCGGTCACCGCGCCCCGCGGGGTGATCGGCCCGGCGCGCCTCTACGTGCGGCCGTGGCAGCTCCAGTTCGTCGAGCCGGCCGAGGCCCATCTCTCCGGCACGGTGCGCGCCTCCCACCGCAGCCAGGGCCGCCAGCGCGTCGAGGTCGAGCGGCCGGACGGGCGCCTCGTCGTGGTCGAGGATTTCGACGGCGAGCGCTACGCCGCGGGCCGGCCGGTGGGCCTGCGCATCAACGGCGGGTACGTGTTCGCCGATGTGGCCGATGTGTCAGGCGATTTTCGATGGGAGGATCGGCTCGGAGGTATGCGGGCAGCTTTCACTGCACCTCGCAAGGCAGGCAACTGA
- a CDS encoding IS3 family transposase (programmed frameshift), which produces MPRKRFTNEQIAFALRQAENGAAVDEVCRKMGVSEPTFYRWKKQFVGMGVSEIRRLKQLEDENSKLKRLVADLTLDRSMLQDVLKRKLVRPAVRREVAGHLQGAYGISERRACQATGFGRSSQRYRKRSDPQVALRMRLKELAAARVRYGYRRLHILLRREGWKVNHKRTYRIYRDEGLSIRPKLPKRKRAWRYRQGRPAIGGPNEVWAMDFMSDRLFDGRPFRILTVVDCHTREALSLTPRANFRAYQVTEALDALVRLRGRPKSLRVDNGPEFAGRMLDQWAYLNGVEIDFSRPGKPTDNAYIESFNGRLRAECLNAAWFLSLADARERIEEWRCHYNEDRPHTALGGLTPRAFANQAVTARELA; this is translated from the exons ATGCCTCGCAAGCGCTTCACGAACGAGCAAATCGCCTTTGCCCTTCGGCAGGCGGAAAACGGTGCAGCGGTGGACGAGGTCTGCCGGAAGATGGGCGTGTCCGAGCCAACCTTTTATCGCTGGAAGAAGCAGTTCGTCGGCATGGGCGTGTCGGAGATCCGGCGGCTCAAGCAGCTGGAGGACGAGAACAGCAAGCTCAAGCGGCTTGTCGCCGATCTGACGCTGGATCGCTCCATGCTGCAGGATGTGCTCAAGCGAAAGT TGGTGAGGCCTGCCGTTCGCCGCGAGGTCGCCGGTCACCTGCAGGGGGCCTACGGCATCAGCGAGCGTCGGGCCTGCCAGGCCACCGGCTTCGGCCGATCGTCCCAGCGTTACAGGAAGCGATCCGACCCGCAAGTTGCGCTGCGCATGCGGCTGAAGGAGCTGGCGGCCGCACGGGTGCGCTACGGCTACCGGCGGCTGCACATCCTGTTGCGACGAGAGGGCTGGAAGGTAAATCACAAGCGCACCTACCGGATCTACCGCGATGAAGGGCTGTCGATCCGGCCCAAGCTGCCCAAGCGCAAGCGAGCTTGGCGCTACCGCCAGGGGCGCCCGGCGATCGGTGGCCCGAACGAGGTTTGGGCCATGGACTTCATGTCCGATCGTCTTTTTGACGGGCGTCCGTTTCGGATCCTGACCGTCGTCGATTGCCACACGCGAGAGGCACTCTCGCTCACACCGAGAGCCAATTTCCGCGCCTACCAAGTGACTGAAGCCCTGGACGCCTTGGTCCGGTTACGGGGAAGGCCAAAGAGCCTGCGGGTGGACAATGGGCCGGAGTTCGCCGGGCGCATGCTCGACCAGTGGGCCTACCTGAACGGGGTCGAAATCGACTTCTCCCGGCCGGGCAAGCCGACCGACAATGCCTACATTGAGTCGTTCAACGGCCGCCTCCGAGCGGAATGCCTGAACGCCGCGTGGTTCCTGTCGCTAGCCGATGCCCGTGAACGCATCGAGGAATGGAGGTGCCACTACAACGAAGATCGACCCCATACGGCCCTGGGTGGCTTGACGCCCCGAGCCTTCGCCAACCAAGCTGTCACAGCCCGAGAACTTGCATAG
- the tgt gene encoding tRNA guanosine(34) transglycosylase Tgt, with protein sequence MQNAPPQAAPPQDARPTAFTFRVDAADGHARTGAITMPRGTIRTPAFMPVGTAATVKAMYPEQVRDLGADVVLGNTYHLMLRPGPERMARLGGLHRFMLWDGPILTDSGGFQVMSLSSLRKLDEQGVTFRSHVDGTAHHMSPERSIEIQGLLGSDIQMQLDECVRLPAEPEAIARAMQLSRRWAERCRVAFGEQPGKALFGIVQGGDVPALRVESARALVDLDLKGYAIGGLAVGEPQAVMLAMIEAVEPHLPRAKPRYLMGVGTPDDLLRSVERGIDMFDCVMPTRAGRHGLAYTRHGRVNLRNARHAEDARPLDPSSACPASRDYSRAYLHHLVRSDEILGMMLLTWSNLAYYQELMAGMRAAIRAGRLADFAGETRETWARAEAERTARG encoded by the coding sequence ATGCAGAACGCGCCCCCGCAAGCCGCTCCCCCGCAGGACGCCCGACCGACCGCGTTCACCTTCCGCGTGGACGCCGCCGACGGTCACGCCCGGACCGGCGCCATCACCATGCCGCGGGGCACGATCCGCACGCCGGCCTTCATGCCGGTCGGCACGGCCGCGACCGTGAAGGCGATGTATCCGGAGCAGGTGCGCGACCTCGGCGCCGACGTCGTGCTCGGCAACACCTACCACCTGATGCTGCGCCCCGGCCCCGAGCGGATGGCCCGGCTCGGTGGCCTGCACCGCTTCATGCTCTGGGACGGGCCGATCCTCACCGATTCCGGCGGCTTCCAGGTGATGTCGCTGTCGAGCCTGCGCAAGCTCGACGAGCAGGGCGTCACCTTCCGCTCGCATGTCGACGGCACGGCCCACCACATGAGTCCGGAGCGCTCGATCGAGATCCAGGGCCTGCTCGGGTCCGACATCCAGATGCAGCTCGACGAGTGCGTGCGCCTGCCGGCCGAGCCGGAGGCGATCGCGCGCGCGATGCAGCTGTCGCGGCGCTGGGCGGAGCGCTGCCGCGTCGCCTTCGGTGAGCAGCCGGGCAAGGCGCTGTTCGGCATCGTGCAGGGGGGCGATGTGCCGGCGCTCCGCGTCGAGAGCGCCCGGGCGCTGGTCGATCTCGATCTCAAGGGCTACGCGATCGGGGGGCTCGCGGTGGGTGAGCCGCAGGCGGTGATGCTCGCCATGATCGAGGCGGTCGAGCCGCACCTGCCGAGGGCCAAACCCCGCTACCTGATGGGCGTCGGGACCCCGGACGACCTCCTGCGCTCCGTCGAGCGCGGGATCGACATGTTCGACTGCGTAATGCCGACAAGGGCCGGCCGCCACGGCCTCGCCTATACCCGCCACGGCCGGGTCAACCTGCGCAATGCCCGCCACGCCGAGGATGCGCGGCCCCTCGACCCGTCGTCCGCCTGCCCTGCGTCCCGCGATTATTCCCGAGCCTACCTGCACCACCTCGTCCGCTCGGACGAGATACTCGGCATGATGCTGCTGACCTGGAGCAACCTCGCATACTACCAAGAGTTGATGGCGGGCATGCGGGCCGCAATCCGGGCCGGTCGGTTGGCCGACTTCGCGGGCGAGACCCGCGAGACCTGGGCGCGCGCCGAAGCGGAGCGGACCGCGCGCGGGTAG